The following proteins come from a genomic window of Dysidea avara chromosome 12, odDysAvar1.4, whole genome shotgun sequence:
- the LOC136239841 gene encoding uncharacterized protein, whose product MSFDIEEFITHPSKRELDSLLKSQLKQVVQRLGISVENEEKAKKAEMKRCLLDYFVEEDLLSEEELNKHQARQQEKDRECQLRMKELELKEKEIAAKNELDLKERELAIQKELDFKEKELQMQLKIKELELKAKMTPVSKEPTAGSTNENFDFTCHVKLVPPFQEHEVDKFFLHFEKVATNLHWPSEVQAMLLQSVLIGKAREVYSALSVEQGTDYNLVNREILRAYELVPEAYRQRFRDAKCQDSQTYMEFAREKETLFNKWCASQQVGNNFDKLKQLILLEEFKKCVTTPIKTYLEEQKVTDLQRAASLADDYKLTHKSSTTVPESKTVKIGSNVDSTHPQHRDIHGQQSGPTCAYCKKRGHLMSECWIRQKKEQKTPTLKGTIPISSVFSSKAPSSYQPFISSGYLSIQENSPPVPITILRDTGASQSLLAEGVAPFSDETATGDNVLISGVELGFASVPLHKVFLKSDLISGYVTVGIRPDLPVKGVSLLLGNDLAGNKVMVNPHVSSLPNVLSDTEMQDIPGLYPACAVTRAMAKKHLTTSQDIHLNSNAKNDVQSLPSSSSIRDGDLELVDTFMTHLDELSEDTVVGGTQGTPAQLEMSMNGNTPLTEQLMRAQEADPELEPLFHSALDATEANKVPSCFYKKQGILMRKWRPCTAPSDEEWQVSHQIVVPQCFRNDVLSLAHSSPLAGHLGVNKTYRKVLSHFYWPGLKGDVVKYCKSCHTCQVVGKPNQRPNPAPLKPVPAIEEPFSRVIVDFVGPLPKTRSGNQYLLTIMCVNTRFPEAIPVRNIKAPTIVKVLIKFFTFVGLPRHVQTDQGTNFMSGIFQQVMHQLGIVQCKSSAYHPQSQGAIERFHQTLKTMMRTYCLDFDKNWDEEVHLLLFAVRESIQDSLGFSPFELVFGHSVRGPLKMLKEAWMSNEEPSVNLLQLLDNV is encoded by the exons ATGTCATTTGATATTGAAGAATTTATCACCCACCCTTCGAAAAGGGAACTAGACTCGTTACTAAAGTCTCAATTAAAGCAGGTAGTCCAGCGGCTGGGAATATCAGTAGAAAATGAAGAGAAAGCAAAGAAAGCTGAAATGAAGCGCTGTTTGTTAGACTATTTTGTAGAGGAGGATTTACTTTCTGAGGAAGAGCTAAACA AGCACCAAGCGAGACAGCAGGAGAAAGATAGAGAATGTCAGCTAAGGATGAAGGAATTAGAGCTTAAGGAGAAAGAAATTGCTGCTAAGAATGAATTAGACTTGAAAGAAAGGGAGTTAGCTATTCAGAAAGAACTGGATTTTAAAGAGAAAGAACTGCAAATGcaactgaagataaaagaactTGAGCTAAAAGCTAAAATGACACCAGTATCCAAAGAACCTACAGCTGGTTCAACCAATGAAAACTTTGATTTTACCTGCCACGTAAAGTTGGTCCCGCCTTTTCAGGAACATGAAGTGGACAAATTTTTCCTACATTTTGAGAAAGTTGCTACAAATCTGCATTGGCCATCAGAGGTACAAGCCATGTTGTTACAAAGCGTTTTAATCGGGAAGGCCCGTGAAGTGTATTCTGCCCTATCCGTGGAGCAAGGTACTGATTATAATTTAGTCAATAGGGAAATTCTGCGAGCCTATGAATTAGTGCCTGAGGCGTATCGTCAGAGGTTTCGAGATGCCAAGTGTCAGGATAGTCAGACCTACATGGAGTTTGCACGTGAGAAAGAAACCCTGTTTAATAAGTGGTGTGCCTCCCAGCAAGTGGGAAATAACTTTGACAAGCTTAAGCAACTAATCTTACTGGAGGAATTTAAGAAATGTGTAACTACTCCTATTAAAACTTACCTGGAAGAGCAGAAGGTTACTGATCTGCAGAGAGCTGCTAGTTTAGCTGATGATTATAAACTTACCCATAAGTCCTCAACCACTGTTCCAGAATCCAAAACTGTGAAGATTGGCAGTAATGTGGATTCCACCCATCCACAGCATAGAGATATACATGGCCAACAGTCTGGACCTACGTGTGCTTATTGCAAGAAACGAGGTCACCTGATGTCTGAATGTTGGATACGTCAGAAGAAAGAACAGAAAACTCCTACCTTGAAAGGTACAATACCAATTAGCTCTGTTTTCTCATCCAAGGCACCAAGCAGCTATCAACCTTTTATTTCCAGTGGATATCTGTCAATTCAGGAGAATAGCCCACCCGTACCCATCACGATTCTTCGTGATACTGGGGCATCACAGTCACTGTTAGCTGAAGGAGTAGCTCCTTTCTCCGATGAAACTGCAACAGGTGacaatgttttaatcagtggtGTGGAGCTGGGATTTGCAAGTGTGCCTTTACATAAGGTTTTCCTGAAGTCAGATTTAATTTCTGGGTATGTAACTGTTGGTATACGCCCAGACCTTCCTGTGAAAGGTGTGAGTTTGCTCTTGGGTAACGACTTGGCTGGTAATAAAGTAATGGTTAATCCACATGTATCCAGCCTACCAAATGTACTTAGTGATACTGAGATGCAGGATATCCCTGGCCTATATCCTGCTTGTGCTGTAACACGTGCTATGGCAAAGAAGCACTTAACAACCTCTCAAGACATTCACTTGAATAGCAATGCTAAGAATGATGTGCAGAGCCTACCAAGTAGCTCATCTATAAGAGATGGTGACCTTGAACTAGTTGACACCTTTATGACTCACCTGGATGAATTGTCAGAAGACACTGTTGTGGGGGGAACTCAAGGAACCCCAGCTCAACTGGAGATGTCAATGAATGGTAACACCCCTCTCACGGAGCAGTTGATGAGGGCACAAGAAGCTGATCCAGAGCTGGAACCACTGTTTCACAGTGCATTGGATGCAACTGAAGCGAATAAAGTTCCCAGTTGTTTTTATAAGAAACAAGGTATACTGATGAGGAAATGGAGACCTTGTACAGCTCCCAGTGATGAAGAGTGGCAGGTTAGCCACCAAATTGTTGTGCCTCAATGTTTTCGAAATGATGTGCTGAGTTTAGCTCATAGTTCACCTTTAGCTGGACACCTCGGTGTCAACAAAACCTATCGAAAGGTATTGTCACATTTTTATTGGCCCGGATTAAAAGGGGATGTTGTGAAGTATTGCAAATCTTGTCATACATGTCAAGTGGTTGGAAAGCCAAACCAGAGGCCTAACCCAGCTCCTTTGAAGCCTGTTCCTGCTATTGAGGAGCCGTTTAGTAGGGTAATAGTGGATTTTGTGGGACCACTCCCTAAGACAAGATCAGGTAACCAATACCTGTTGACAATTATGTGTGTAAATACAAGGTTCCCGGAGGCTATACCTGTGCGGAATATTAAGGCTCCCACCATTGTGAAGGTGCTTATCAAGTTTTTCACCTTTGTTGGCTTACCAAGACATGTTCAAACCGATCAGGGGACTAATTTCATGTCTGGAATTTTTCAACAAGTTATGCACCAATTGGGCATTGTTCAATGCAAGTCATCTGCTTACCATCCACAATCTCAGGGTGCTATTGAACGTTTCCATCAAACGCTGAAGACAATGATGCGAACATACTGTTTAGATTTTGACAAGAATTGGGACGAAGAGGTTCATCTTTTGTTATTTGCTGTCAGAGAGTCGATCCAAGACAGTCTTGGTTTCAGCCCTTTTGAGCTAGTTTTTGGCCATTCAGTACGTGGTCCTTTAAAGATGCTTAAGGAGGCTTGGATGTCGAATGAAGAACCTTCTGTCAATTTGTTGCAACTTTTAGACAACGTTTAA
- the LOC136240729 gene encoding uncharacterized protein isoform X2 — protein sequence MATIDDCGVFLLQHGLTPAMLLSDNSSISATNVTNGLVLDLYEFMNKHRSRNYDSFRRWLALLMGYEWPVKTFPTSKSLRQSVIRLSSRLTKIKKERNSQVKDALIKGFLCESYCLPKYMIHGKLHTLSSSSSNANSSSTSHSCSELIETDSKIIKETREKCKESKQRVYSIHRNTRKKVLRREEEIKNKKMELTEKCKLVNHLEKRLIEAEMTIEELKQNVDRVRRRVSYWKVKCSTLQILNEGKELELEFDKEKEQLCLQEEITRLEQENSELRDTVEELVSEEDINAYQDGKYTDDVRVCCYELLSLNVGIQNIRAVITSVLKNIAHKSIDRLPRNTALCDMMVESLTIAQAQLADQLTKEECDYLTLQTDGTTKYGQHFSTYDIATDSAVYHLGLRHIFSGSAQSTLDVFTEILDDLNIVSKELGSNGVSQKLVMKLKNTMSDRHSAEKLFSQLLQEYRKDILPDVVSGWDEMSQDEKHVLTRMNNFYCGLHFIVGLADTAESVLKAWESTICEVGDQGRTSGTQRLIRTACKAFHHKGSEQAGCSVRFRTYCRGNGVTKIPLAAFRGNRFNIIFYDAAGIYYLKSHMEMYLLQHHHSALNRLLQAVLSDLKVPQYIAGVKALGIIDKVVTGPFWRYLESSSVSILKMSETYSKMKEKFESWSMDAQVVMEANELLFPDYTNLDDPVFKVLSQQSSDDVMVEEILQLLFKSFALTLQRLVIDHLPGGVYNSVQDPQIVVETKSVPVTNVTPERDFAVLDRLMSQKPNASYIAIESLLLFSHNKTSEWLENKASEEKKRLLNAARTLTSVHKANFHKRRQEIEVKRKEIFESKERDRRKKKEKEIKEKESLTKQISSAGLWTTKEEVHKGLDKMRTKKEKQDALKLQIKFRKRVLCQSTDDQAVFHFSHNHKPFTNSELLHNLFKLLSLDNGQSVLTSRDVKEDPELLIYRRVEHRFNCDGKLLWYKGTVLGFNKVTNEFRILYDDEEEECTFQLLEDLERDDLRIVG from the exons ATGGCTACAATAGACGATTGTGGAGTGTTTCTTTTACAACATGGTTTAACACCAGCAATGTTGCTGTCAGATAATTCATCTATTTCTGCTACAAATGTTACTAATGGACTTGTTTTAGATCTATATGAATTCATGAACAAACATCGTAGTCGTAATTATGATTCTTTTAGAAGATGGCTGGCTCTTTTAATGGGCTATGAATGGCCTGTTAAAACTTTCCCAACAAGTAAATCACTCAGACAAAGTGTGATCCGTCTTTCTAGCAGATTAACCAAAATTAAAAAAGAACGCAATTCTCAAGTAAAGGATGCACTTatcaaaggatttttatgtgaaAGTTATTGCTTGCCCAAATACATGATTCATGGCAAGTTGCACACATTATCCAGCTCAAGTTCTAATGCCAACTCCAGTTCTACATCCCACTCATGTAGTGAATTA ATTGAAACAGACTCAAAGATAATAAAGGAAACTAGAGAAAAATGTAAAGAATCTAAGCAAAGGGTGTATTCAATACATAGAAATACTAGAAAAAAAGTTTTACGTAGGGAAGAAGAAATcaaaaataaaaagatggaaCTTACAGAAAAATGTAAATTAGTAAACCATCTAGAGAAAAGGCTGATTGAAGCTGAAATGACAATTGAAGAATTGAAGCAAAACGTTGATAGAGTTCGCCGCAGAGTTTCATATTGGAAAGTAAAATGTAGCACCCTACAAATATTAAATGAAGGAAAAGAACTTGAACTAGAATTTGACAAGGAAAAAGAACAGTTATGTTTGCAAGAGGAAATCACTCGTTTAGAGCAAGAAAATTCCGAGTTACGTGACACAGTTGAAGAACTGGTTTCGGAGGAAGACATTAATGCTTACCAGGATGGCAAATATACAGATGATGTACGAGTATGTTGTTATGAGTTACTGTCACTCAATGTTGGTATACAAAACATCAGGGCTGTAATAACATCAGTACTAAAAAATATTGCTCATAAATCTATTGACCGTTTGCCCCGTAACACAGCATTATGTGATATGATGGTTGAATCTTTGACAATTGCTCAAGCTCAACTAGCAGATCAACTGACCAAAGAAGAATGTGATTACCTAACTCTACAGACTGATGGCACAACAAAGTATGGCCAACATTTTTCTACTTATGACATAGCCACTGACAGTGCTGTTTACCATTTGGGTTTACGACATATTTTTTCCGGATCAGCCCAAAGCACATTGGATGTTTTCACTGAAATTCTTGATGATTTAAACATAGTAAGCAAAGAATTAGGAAGTAATGGTGTTTCTCAAAAACTGGTAATGAAGCTCAAAAACACAATGTCTGACAGGCACTCTGcagaaaagttattttcacaacTATTGCAGGAGTATAGGAAAGATATACTACCAGATGTTGTTTCTGGGTGGGATGAGATGTCCCAAGATGAAAAACATGTACTAACTAGAATGAATAACTTTTATTGTGGCTTGCATTTTATTGTTGGGCTTGCTGACACTGCTGAATCTGTGCTTAAGGCATGGGAATCTACCATTTGTGAGGTTGGAGACCAGGGAAGAACATCAGGCACGCAACGCTTGATCCGAACAGCCTGTAAGGCTTTCCATCATAAAGGATCAGAACAGGCGGGTTGCTCTGTGCGTTTTCGTACCTATTGTAGAGGTAATGGTGTGACAAAAATTCCATTAGCTGCATTTCGTGGCAATCGATTTAATATCATATTTTATGATGCTGCTGGGATTTATTACTTGAAGTCGCACATGGAAATGTATTTACTTCAACACCATCATTCTGCTCTGAATCGGCTTTTGCAAGCAGTTCTTTCTGATTTAAAAGTTCCTCAGTATATTGCAGGAGTAAAAGCACTTGGAATTATTGATAAAGTAGTAACTGGGCCATTTTGGAGGTACCTTGAGTCTTCTTCCGTGTCAATCCTGAAAATGAGTGAAACATACAGCAAAAtgaaggaaaaatttgaaagttGGAGCATGGATGCTCAAGTTGTTATGGAAGCAAATGAGCTATTGTTTCCTGACTACACCAATTTAGATGATCCAGTTTTCAAGGTTTTGTCACAACAATCATCTGATGATGTAATGGTTGAGGAAATACTCCAGTTGTTGTTCAAGTCATTTGCATTAACTCTACAAAGGTTAGTAATAGACCATTTACCTGGTGGTGTATATAATTCTGTCCAAGACCCTCAAATAGTTGTAGAAACAAAATCAGTACCTGTTACTAACGTTACACCAGAACGTGACTTTGCTGTGTTGGACAGGTTAATGTCCCAGAAGCCCAATGCTTCTTACATTGCAATTGAATCACTACTTCTTTTTTCTCACAACAAAACATCTGAATGGCTGgagaataaagcaagtgaagaGAAAAAAAGACTGTTGAACGCAGCCCGTACACTGACATCTGTTCACAAAGCAAATTTTCACAAACGCAGACAAGAAATTGAAGTGAAGAGgaaagaaatttttgaaagtaaAGAAAGAGATCGAAGAAAAAAGAAAGAGAAAGAAATAAAAGAGAAAGAAAGTTTGACTAAACAGATCAGCAGTGCAGGACTATGGACAACAAAGGAAGAAGTTCACAAAGGATTGGATAAGATGAGGACTAAAAAGGAGAAGCAAGATGCCTTGAAATTGCAGATAAAATTTCGTAAAAGGGTTTTGTGTCAGTCTACAGATGATCAAGCTGTTTTTCATTTCTCACATAACCACAAACCATTTACAAATTCTGAACTTTTGCACAATCTTTTTAAATTGTTGTCCTTAGACAACGGTCAAAGTGTCTTGACCAGCAGAGATGTTAAGGAGGATCCAGAGTTGCTTATTTACCGCCGAGTAGAACACAGATTTAACTGTGATGGAAAGCTTTTATGGTATAAAGGAACAGTTTTGGGTTTCAATAAGGTCACAAATGAATTTAGAATTTTATatgatgatgaagaagaagaatgCACCTTTCAACTGTTGGAAGACTTAGAGAGAGATGACTTGCGAATAGTGGGATGA
- the LOC136240729 gene encoding uncharacterized protein isoform X1 gives MATIDDCGVFLLQHGLTPAMLLSDNSSISATNVTNGLVLDLYEFMNKHRSRNYDSFRRWLALLMGYEWPVKTFPTSKSLRQSVIRLSSRLTKIKKERNSQVKDALIKGFLCESYCLPKYMIHGKLHTLSSSSSNANSSSTSHSCSELVSDNELLKSQNTQLLLQIETDSKIIKETREKCKESKQRVYSIHRNTRKKVLRREEEIKNKKMELTEKCKLVNHLEKRLIEAEMTIEELKQNVDRVRRRVSYWKVKCSTLQILNEGKELELEFDKEKEQLCLQEEITRLEQENSELRDTVEELVSEEDINAYQDGKYTDDVRVCCYELLSLNVGIQNIRAVITSVLKNIAHKSIDRLPRNTALCDMMVESLTIAQAQLADQLTKEECDYLTLQTDGTTKYGQHFSTYDIATDSAVYHLGLRHIFSGSAQSTLDVFTEILDDLNIVSKELGSNGVSQKLVMKLKNTMSDRHSAEKLFSQLLQEYRKDILPDVVSGWDEMSQDEKHVLTRMNNFYCGLHFIVGLADTAESVLKAWESTICEVGDQGRTSGTQRLIRTACKAFHHKGSEQAGCSVRFRTYCRGNGVTKIPLAAFRGNRFNIIFYDAAGIYYLKSHMEMYLLQHHHSALNRLLQAVLSDLKVPQYIAGVKALGIIDKVVTGPFWRYLESSSVSILKMSETYSKMKEKFESWSMDAQVVMEANELLFPDYTNLDDPVFKVLSQQSSDDVMVEEILQLLFKSFALTLQRLVIDHLPGGVYNSVQDPQIVVETKSVPVTNVTPERDFAVLDRLMSQKPNASYIAIESLLLFSHNKTSEWLENKASEEKKRLLNAARTLTSVHKANFHKRRQEIEVKRKEIFESKERDRRKKKEKEIKEKESLTKQISSAGLWTTKEEVHKGLDKMRTKKEKQDALKLQIKFRKRVLCQSTDDQAVFHFSHNHKPFTNSELLHNLFKLLSLDNGQSVLTSRDVKEDPELLIYRRVEHRFNCDGKLLWYKGTVLGFNKVTNEFRILYDDEEEECTFQLLEDLERDDLRIVG, from the coding sequence ATGGCTACAATAGACGATTGTGGAGTGTTTCTTTTACAACATGGTTTAACACCAGCAATGTTGCTGTCAGATAATTCATCTATTTCTGCTACAAATGTTACTAATGGACTTGTTTTAGATCTATATGAATTCATGAACAAACATCGTAGTCGTAATTATGATTCTTTTAGAAGATGGCTGGCTCTTTTAATGGGCTATGAATGGCCTGTTAAAACTTTCCCAACAAGTAAATCACTCAGACAAAGTGTGATCCGTCTTTCTAGCAGATTAACCAAAATTAAAAAAGAACGCAATTCTCAAGTAAAGGATGCACTTatcaaaggatttttatgtgaaAGTTATTGCTTGCCCAAATACATGATTCATGGCAAGTTGCACACATTATCCAGCTCAAGTTCTAATGCCAACTCCAGTTCTACATCCCACTCATGTAGTGAATTAGTAAGTGACAATGAACTTTTGAAATCACAAAATACCCAGTTATTATTACAGATTGAAACAGACTCAAAGATAATAAAGGAAACTAGAGAAAAATGTAAAGAATCTAAGCAAAGGGTGTATTCAATACATAGAAATACTAGAAAAAAAGTTTTACGTAGGGAAGAAGAAATcaaaaataaaaagatggaaCTTACAGAAAAATGTAAATTAGTAAACCATCTAGAGAAAAGGCTGATTGAAGCTGAAATGACAATTGAAGAATTGAAGCAAAACGTTGATAGAGTTCGCCGCAGAGTTTCATATTGGAAAGTAAAATGTAGCACCCTACAAATATTAAATGAAGGAAAAGAACTTGAACTAGAATTTGACAAGGAAAAAGAACAGTTATGTTTGCAAGAGGAAATCACTCGTTTAGAGCAAGAAAATTCCGAGTTACGTGACACAGTTGAAGAACTGGTTTCGGAGGAAGACATTAATGCTTACCAGGATGGCAAATATACAGATGATGTACGAGTATGTTGTTATGAGTTACTGTCACTCAATGTTGGTATACAAAACATCAGGGCTGTAATAACATCAGTACTAAAAAATATTGCTCATAAATCTATTGACCGTTTGCCCCGTAACACAGCATTATGTGATATGATGGTTGAATCTTTGACAATTGCTCAAGCTCAACTAGCAGATCAACTGACCAAAGAAGAATGTGATTACCTAACTCTACAGACTGATGGCACAACAAAGTATGGCCAACATTTTTCTACTTATGACATAGCCACTGACAGTGCTGTTTACCATTTGGGTTTACGACATATTTTTTCCGGATCAGCCCAAAGCACATTGGATGTTTTCACTGAAATTCTTGATGATTTAAACATAGTAAGCAAAGAATTAGGAAGTAATGGTGTTTCTCAAAAACTGGTAATGAAGCTCAAAAACACAATGTCTGACAGGCACTCTGcagaaaagttattttcacaacTATTGCAGGAGTATAGGAAAGATATACTACCAGATGTTGTTTCTGGGTGGGATGAGATGTCCCAAGATGAAAAACATGTACTAACTAGAATGAATAACTTTTATTGTGGCTTGCATTTTATTGTTGGGCTTGCTGACACTGCTGAATCTGTGCTTAAGGCATGGGAATCTACCATTTGTGAGGTTGGAGACCAGGGAAGAACATCAGGCACGCAACGCTTGATCCGAACAGCCTGTAAGGCTTTCCATCATAAAGGATCAGAACAGGCGGGTTGCTCTGTGCGTTTTCGTACCTATTGTAGAGGTAATGGTGTGACAAAAATTCCATTAGCTGCATTTCGTGGCAATCGATTTAATATCATATTTTATGATGCTGCTGGGATTTATTACTTGAAGTCGCACATGGAAATGTATTTACTTCAACACCATCATTCTGCTCTGAATCGGCTTTTGCAAGCAGTTCTTTCTGATTTAAAAGTTCCTCAGTATATTGCAGGAGTAAAAGCACTTGGAATTATTGATAAAGTAGTAACTGGGCCATTTTGGAGGTACCTTGAGTCTTCTTCCGTGTCAATCCTGAAAATGAGTGAAACATACAGCAAAAtgaaggaaaaatttgaaagttGGAGCATGGATGCTCAAGTTGTTATGGAAGCAAATGAGCTATTGTTTCCTGACTACACCAATTTAGATGATCCAGTTTTCAAGGTTTTGTCACAACAATCATCTGATGATGTAATGGTTGAGGAAATACTCCAGTTGTTGTTCAAGTCATTTGCATTAACTCTACAAAGGTTAGTAATAGACCATTTACCTGGTGGTGTATATAATTCTGTCCAAGACCCTCAAATAGTTGTAGAAACAAAATCAGTACCTGTTACTAACGTTACACCAGAACGTGACTTTGCTGTGTTGGACAGGTTAATGTCCCAGAAGCCCAATGCTTCTTACATTGCAATTGAATCACTACTTCTTTTTTCTCACAACAAAACATCTGAATGGCTGgagaataaagcaagtgaagaGAAAAAAAGACTGTTGAACGCAGCCCGTACACTGACATCTGTTCACAAAGCAAATTTTCACAAACGCAGACAAGAAATTGAAGTGAAGAGgaaagaaatttttgaaagtaaAGAAAGAGATCGAAGAAAAAAGAAAGAGAAAGAAATAAAAGAGAAAGAAAGTTTGACTAAACAGATCAGCAGTGCAGGACTATGGACAACAAAGGAAGAAGTTCACAAAGGATTGGATAAGATGAGGACTAAAAAGGAGAAGCAAGATGCCTTGAAATTGCAGATAAAATTTCGTAAAAGGGTTTTGTGTCAGTCTACAGATGATCAAGCTGTTTTTCATTTCTCACATAACCACAAACCATTTACAAATTCTGAACTTTTGCACAATCTTTTTAAATTGTTGTCCTTAGACAACGGTCAAAGTGTCTTGACCAGCAGAGATGTTAAGGAGGATCCAGAGTTGCTTATTTACCGCCGAGTAGAACACAGATTTAACTGTGATGGAAAGCTTTTATGGTATAAAGGAACAGTTTTGGGTTTCAATAAGGTCACAAATGAATTTAGAATTTTATatgatgatgaagaagaagaatgCACCTTTCAACTGTTGGAAGACTTAGAGAGAGATGACTTGCGAATAGTGGGATGA
- the LOC136240687 gene encoding uncharacterized protein, protein MSLKTVSIVGTAGRKGGWKKMSKELYEMMYNKAKVIITQHFGLELSQVHLVSGGAAWADHVAVSLYVAGEVGGLTLHLPTRLCTEGEAPQFYDSGSKDWKANPGRTANKLHKEFSKKLSEDTMKHLSDAAYLGAEICVHSGFHDRNSHVATSDYLLAFTWGSGDVPMEGGTMDTWKKCRGRKYHVPLESFGVSPRKRKRQTDIRDSTLRGKPKKLKTKEA, encoded by the exons ATGTCACTAAAGACAGTCAGTATAGTGGGAACTGCTGGTAGAAAAGGTGGATGGAAGAAGATGTCAAAAGAACTCTATGAAATGATGTACAATAAAGCAAAGGTCATCATAACACAACACTTTGGACTAGAATTGTCTCAAGTACATCTAGTCAGTGGTGGAGCAGCTTGGGCAG ATCATGTTGCTGTGAGCCTGTACGTTGCTGGTGAAGTTGGAGGGTTAACACTCCACTTGCCCACGCGACTGTGTACAGAAGGTGAAGCACCTCAGTTTTATGACAGTGGATCAAAAGATTGGAAAGCTAACCCCGGTCGTACTGCCAACAAACTGCACAAAGAATTCAGTAAAAAACTTAGTGAAGACACCATGAAGCATCTAAGCGATGCTGCCTATTTAGGGGCCGAAATTTGTGTTCATAGTGGCTTCCATGACAGAAATAGTCATGTGGCTACAAGTGATTATTTGTTAGCATTCACATGGGGTAGTGGTGATGTCCCTATGGAAGGCGGTACCATGGATACATGGAAGAAATGTAGAGGAAGGAAGTATCATGTTCCACTAGAATCATTTGGTGTTTCaccaagaaaaagaaaaagacaaaCAGATATAAGAGACAGTACATTACGGGGCAAACCAAAGAAGCTTAAAACTAAAGAAGCTTAA
- the LOC136240358 gene encoding early growth response protein 1-like: MTADHSKCWAKRRRLCPFLNPTRLMEGVMNEPLVVPDVVEEVEVCTISGCYISGDEDPYSQIDFTNIEHILDFSSCYSSPNKTTKSLPQQTHRSNKCSAQHPANKCKEPDKKFLCNVCGKRFIRSAYVRRHKLLHSGEKPYRCHICRKPFSRKDHLHSHLPCHEKEKQHCYVCGDNFYEIKKFIEHCKSHADHDFFKVSRRATISTSKIIEEVQSFTAEAPVPASSLTQYTQSTLQHEVPVSLINNPSITSSQPIYQPLFPPMPAQSVGSGLLAASFNPYILSYPIQSDISVPVVLSNQQVVLCYQSQC, from the exons ATGACTGCAGACCACAGCAAGTGTTGGGCCAAAAGAAGGAGACTATGTCCATTCCTG AATCCTACAAGGCTTATGGAGGGTGTTATGAATGAACCTCTTGTTGTACCTGATGTTGTGGAAGAAGTTGAGGTTTGTACTATTAGTGGATGTTATATTAGTGGAGATGAGGACCCTTATTCACAAATAGACTTTACAAATATTGAACATATACTGGACTTTAGTTCATGTTATTCTTCACCTAATAAGACCACTAAAAGTCTCCCTCAACAGACACATCGGAGTAACAAATGTAGTGCTCAACATCCAGCAAATAAGTGCAAAGAACCAGATAAAAAATTTCTGTGCAACGTGTGTGGGAAAAGATTTATCCGATCCGCTTATGTGAGGCGGCACAAACTGCTTCACAGTGGTGAAAAGCCTTACAGGTGTCATATATGCAGAAAGCCATTTTCAAGAAAAGATCATTTACATTCTCACTTACCATGTCATGAAAAAGAGAAACAACATTGTTATGTTTGTGGTGACAATTTTTACGAAATAAAAAAATTCATAGAACATTGCAAATCACACGCTGATCACGATTTTTTTAAAGTTTCTAGAAGAGCAACTATCTcaactagtaaaattatagaGGAAGTGCAAAGTTTCACTGCAGAGGCACCTGTTCCAGCTTCTAGTCTTACCCAATATACTCAGTCTACTTTACAACACGAGGTGCCTGTATCACTAATAAACAACCCATCTATTACCTCATCACAGCCCATATATCAACCACTGTTCCCTCCCATGCCAGCTCAGTCAGTTGGAAGTGGGCTTCTAGCAGCTTCATTTAATCCTTATATTTTATCGTATCCAATACAATCAGATATATCTGTTCCAGTAGTCCTCAGCAATCAGCAAGTAGTACTGTGCTATCAATCACAGTGTTGA